A segment of the Pantoea trifolii genome:
AACGAAAGGGCCGAGCCCATTCCGGCGCTGGCGCAAAGCTGGCAGGTATCGGCAGATGGTTTGCAATGGCAATTGAATTTGCGTCCCAACGTGCGTTTTCATGATGGATCGCCACTGGATGCAGCCGCAGTGGTAAAATCTCTCAACACCGCGCGCAGCAAAGCGGGTCTGCTGGATAAAACGCCGATTGCCGCTATCAGGGGGGAAGGGCAGCGCGTCACCATCACCTTGAGCGAACCATTTACGCCGCTGCTTTCGGTGTTAGCAGAGAGCCGTTCCCAGATTCTGGCGTTGGCTAGCTGGGATGCGCAGGACAACATCACCCGCATCATCGGCAGCGGCCCGTTTATGCTGACATCGTTCCAGCCGCCGCAATCGCTGGCAGTAAAACGTTTTGACGATTACTGGGGCGAAAAGCCGGCGATTGCGGCCGCCAGCTATCTCTCTTCCGGACGCGCCGAAACCCGCGCCTTGCTGGCGGAAAGCGGCGACGCGGATTACGTATTTAACCTGGATGCTGCCAGCCGTCAGCGTTTAGCACGCAAGCCAGCGCTGCAATTGCCTGCTATCCCGGTGCCGCGCACGCTGATGCTGAAACTCAATGCGGGCGATCCGCTGTTAGCCGAACAGCCGGTGCGTGCAGCAATCAGCATGGCGATTGACCGTAACGCGCTGGCGATGGCGGTGCTGCGTTATCCGGGCGCGGCCAGCCAGTTATTCCCGCCGAATATGGGCGAATGGCACAACAGCGCACTGCAACCGCTGCAATTTAATCCGCAGCTGGCGGCACAACAGCTGCAAGCGACGGGCTGGACACTGGGCGCGGACGGCGTGTTAACGCGCAACGGCCAGCGCTTCAGCGTGACGCTGCTGACGTTCCCCGATCGTCCCGAACTGCCGCTGATGGCGATGGTTATTCAGCAGCAGCTGCGTAAAGTCGGCATTGAAGTGAAGATCAACTCCACCAACGCCAGCGAAATTCCTGCACAGCATCACAGCAATCGTCTGCAACTGGCGCTGTTTTCCCGCAACTTTGCGCTCACGCCTGACCCAACCGGCACGTTATTGCAGGATTACGCGGAAAAGGGCGGCGACTGGGGCGCGATGAACTGGCATCCGGCCGGTTTTAGCGCGGCGTTGCACACCTTAACGCAATCCACCGATACCGCCGAACGTGCGCAGGCGCGTAACCTGATCACCGCCTCCTTACAGCAGGATTTACCGGTGATCCCCATTGCCTGGTATCAGCAATCAGCCGCGATCAACAGCAAGTTGAAAAACGTCACGCTCGATCCGTTTGAACGCCACTTTGGTCTGCGTCAAATGCAGTGGGAGCAATGATGATAAAGCTTTTAGGCTGGCGCTTAGCGCAGGCAGCTTTCGTGGTGCTGGCAGTAGGTTTACTCACCTGGTTTCTGGTGCAGGCCTTGCCCGGCGACATGGCGTGGCGCATTGCCAGCGGGCGTTATGGATATGATCGTGTGGATGCCAACGCGGTGGCGCTGGTGCAGCAGGAACTGAGCGGCTCGTTGCATCAGGGCAGCGCGTTGCTGCACTGGCTATTCGATCTGCTGCAGTTCAACTTTGGTCGTTCACTGGTGTCCGGCGAACCGGTGATGGATGAACTGCGCTGGCAGCTGAGTCAAACGCTGGCGCTGGCAGGAACATCACTGTTACTGACGATTATCTTCACTTTGCCGCTGGGCATTTGGGCGGGATGTCACGCCAATGGCAAGCTCGATCGCGCGTTGTTCTGGCTGAGTGCGCTGCTGAAATCGGTGCCGCATTTTGCGCTTGGCATGCTGCTAATTGTGTTACTGGCGCTGCAACTCGACTGGCTGCCTAGCGCCGGGCACGGCGAGCTGCGTCATTTTCTGTTGCCATCGTTAACGCTGGCATTGTCGCTCACCGCAGTGGGCGTGCGCGTAGTGCGTGAAGCGACTTATCAAGTTGTCACGTCAGGCTATTACCGCTGGGGCGCGCAGAAGGGGTTAGCGCCAGCAACGCTAATGCGTCGTCACGGCATGCGTAATCTGGCATCGCCGGTGTTGACCTGGTTTGGTATGCAGTTTGTCTGGCTGGTGGAAGGCGTGGTGGTGGTGGAAACGCTGTTTGCCTGGCCCGGCATTGGTCACGCGCTGGTGCATGCCATCTTTGCCCGCGATGTGCCGGTGATTCAGGCCAGCGCCATGACGCTCGGACTGCTGTTCGTGCTGCTGAATATGCTGGTGGATGCGGGTTGTTATCTGCTTGATCCCCGAGGAGCACGCGCATGACCATTTCCTTCCCGCGTCTTATTGGCCTGCTGTTGTTGTGCGTGCTGCTTGGCTTCGCCTTCCTGCTGCCCCTGATTCATCACGGCGATCCGCTGGAACAGGATCTGCTGCAGATGCTGCACGCGCCGAGCGGCGGCAATCTTCTCGGATTTGATCATCTGGGCCGCGACATGCTGACGCGCCTCAGTGCCGCGTTGCGTCTTTCGCTTGGCCTCGCTGCATTATGTGTGATGAGCGCGCTGCTCGCGGGCGTGCTGGCCGGCGTATGCAGCGCGCTGTATGGCGGCTGGCTTGATCGTCTGCTCAGCATGCTCGGCGACATGTGTCTGGCATTGCCGGGATTGCTGCTGGTGTTGCTGTTAGCGGCGATTGCGCCGGATTCTCCCGGCATGTTATGGCTGGGGATTTCGCTGGTGCTGTGGGTGGAGTTCTTCCGCGTCACGCGTGCAACTCTGCGCCCGATTGTGCATGCGCCCGGCATGCAGGCCTCAACGCTGCTCGGTTTCTCGGCACTCTACCGTTTTCGACGTCATCTGTGGCCCGCGTTAGCGCCGGTATTAACTACGTTGACACTGTTCGCGTTCAGCAGCGCCATCATGGCGGTATCGGCGCTCGGGTTTATCAGCGTCGGTGTTCGTCCGCCTACGCCAGAACTGGGATTGATGATGACCGAACTGCTGCCGTTCGCCTGGGAAGCCCCGTGGCTGTTAATGCAGCCGGTAATCGCGCTGTTTCTGCTGTTGATCAGCCTGAATCTGTTGATGAAAAAGGAGAGCAAATGAAAGGATTACAGGTTATTGGCATCAGCGTCACAACCGCCAGCGCCACGCTGGTGGAACCGGTTGATTTCACCTTGCAGCCCGGCCAGCCGCTGACCTTGCTAGGTGAAACCGGTTCAGGAAAAAGCCTGCTGGCGCAAGCGATCATGGGGATTTTGCCCGACGATTTGCAGGCCAGCGGCACGCTGATCATCAATGAACAACATTTTACCTTGCCGCAGGATGCCGGATTG
Coding sequences within it:
- a CDS encoding ABC transporter substrate-binding protein, which translates into the protein MKSMKNLLIASALGLASYASMAAEHQDKPVRIAAPFEIKGTDPALSGDILLRMDVVETLVEVNERAEPIPALAQSWQVSADGLQWQLNLRPNVRFHDGSPLDAAAVVKSLNTARSKAGLLDKTPIAAIRGEGQRVTITLSEPFTPLLSVLAESRSQILALASWDAQDNITRIIGSGPFMLTSFQPPQSLAVKRFDDYWGEKPAIAAASYLSSGRAETRALLAESGDADYVFNLDAASRQRLARKPALQLPAIPVPRTLMLKLNAGDPLLAEQPVRAAISMAIDRNALAMAVLRYPGAASQLFPPNMGEWHNSALQPLQFNPQLAAQQLQATGWTLGADGVLTRNGQRFSVTLLTFPDRPELPLMAMVIQQQLRKVGIEVKINSTNASEIPAQHHSNRLQLALFSRNFALTPDPTGTLLQDYAEKGGDWGAMNWHPAGFSAALHTLTQSTDTAERAQARNLITASLQQDLPVIPIAWYQQSAAINSKLKNVTLDPFERHFGLRQMQWEQ
- a CDS encoding ABC transporter permease codes for the protein MIKLLGWRLAQAAFVVLAVGLLTWFLVQALPGDMAWRIASGRYGYDRVDANAVALVQQELSGSLHQGSALLHWLFDLLQFNFGRSLVSGEPVMDELRWQLSQTLALAGTSLLLTIIFTLPLGIWAGCHANGKLDRALFWLSALLKSVPHFALGMLLIVLLALQLDWLPSAGHGELRHFLLPSLTLALSLTAVGVRVVREATYQVVTSGYYRWGAQKGLAPATLMRRHGMRNLASPVLTWFGMQFVWLVEGVVVVETLFAWPGIGHALVHAIFARDVPVIQASAMTLGLLFVLLNMLVDAGCYLLDPRGARA
- a CDS encoding ABC transporter permease encodes the protein MTISFPRLIGLLLLCVLLGFAFLLPLIHHGDPLEQDLLQMLHAPSGGNLLGFDHLGRDMLTRLSAALRLSLGLAALCVMSALLAGVLAGVCSALYGGWLDRLLSMLGDMCLALPGLLLVLLLAAIAPDSPGMLWLGISLVLWVEFFRVTRATLRPIVHAPGMQASTLLGFSALYRFRRHLWPALAPVLTTLTLFAFSSAIMAVSALGFISVGVRPPTPELGLMMTELLPFAWEAPWLLMQPVIALFLLLISLNLLMKKESK